In one Corallococcus sp. EGB genomic region, the following are encoded:
- a CDS encoding glycoside hydrolase family 19 protein: MILEALGLTAVAAAGAPKVVNKVRPKVDLVAGLTLAQLRAIMPNLAEAKAVEYLPLLAKAMNEAGINTPLRRAGFLAQLAHESGEFRWMEEIADGTAYEGRKDLGNTQPGDGARYKGRGPIQLTGRANYRAAGAALGLDLEGNPDQAKTPAVGFRVASWYWTSKSINPLADARDLVGMTKKVNGGTNGLEDRKKYYERALRVLGVAA, translated from the coding sequence ATGATTCTTGAAGCGCTGGGGCTCACTGCCGTTGCTGCGGCGGGCGCCCCGAAGGTCGTGAACAAGGTGCGTCCGAAGGTGGACCTGGTGGCGGGCCTCACGCTCGCGCAGCTCCGCGCCATCATGCCGAACCTCGCGGAAGCGAAGGCGGTGGAGTACCTGCCCCTTTTGGCGAAGGCGATGAACGAGGCGGGGATCAACACGCCCCTCCGCCGTGCGGGCTTCCTCGCGCAGCTCGCGCACGAGTCGGGCGAGTTCCGGTGGATGGAAGAGATTGCCGACGGCACCGCGTACGAGGGTCGCAAGGACCTGGGCAACACGCAGCCTGGGGACGGCGCGCGCTACAAGGGGCGCGGCCCCATCCAGCTGACGGGCCGCGCGAACTACCGCGCCGCAGGTGCGGCGCTCGGCCTGGACCTGGAGGGCAACCCCGACCAGGCGAAGACGCCCGCCGTCGGGTTCCGCGTCGCGTCCTGGTACTGGACGAGCAAGAGCATCAACCCCCTGGCCGATGCGCGCGACCTGGTGGGGATGACGAAGAAGGTGAACGGCGGCACCAACGGGCTTGAGGACCGCAAGAAGTATTACGAGCGCGCCTTGCGCGTGCTGGGGGTGGCCGCTTGA
- a CDS encoding DUSAM domain-containing protein translates to MIPGDWDRVRELGAQHATDAALPVTDDLRELLIRVAPQVAISTADAQQALAAPTTAAALLREVAQRIRDGSRRLSRALVASAKLKDAGDFAGARKVLEEVAAVEVVPLYLEQVQAALDYVDEPEDDA, encoded by the coding sequence GTGATTCCGGGTGACTGGGACAGGGTGCGCGAACTGGGCGCCCAGCACGCGACCGACGCAGCTCTGCCGGTGACCGATGACCTGCGCGAGCTACTGATCCGCGTGGCGCCACAGGTAGCAATCAGCACCGCAGACGCGCAGCAGGCCCTGGCCGCGCCCACTACGGCAGCCGCGTTGCTCCGCGAAGTCGCTCAGCGCATTCGCGACGGGTCGCGCCGCCTGTCGCGTGCCCTGGTGGCATCGGCCAAGCTCAAGGACGCGGGAGACTTCGCCGGCGCGCGGAAAGTGCTCGAAGAGGTCGCGGCCGTCGAGGTGGTGCCGCTCTACCTCGAGCAGGTGCAGGCCGCCCTGGACTACGTAGACGAACCGGAAGACGACGCCTAG
- a CDS encoding DUF3014 domain-containing protein, translated as MSDPNFVNQGPGGVPPPPQQTEPPKAPSRGKVAAILIALMVVGVVASYFGLKRQSEPPPVVTAPPVVDAGVAEAPPEVSLPESDGRIRDLVGKLSVDPELARWLQERDLARRFTASVSNIAEGESPRTSLSFMAPAGAFQVGAARANGRSEIAPLSYARYDLVARVLGSLDASGAAMVYRELKPLINQAWREIAPPDQTFETAFGRAIQHLLAVPVPQGPVEVEPKGALYAYASPELESLSKAQKHLLRMGPGNMRIIQAKLRELRTALNLPTPAPATHEPLPDQAPGQSEAQE; from the coding sequence ATGAGCGATCCGAATTTCGTGAATCAAGGGCCCGGAGGAGTTCCACCGCCGCCGCAACAGACCGAGCCGCCCAAGGCTCCCTCTCGGGGCAAGGTCGCGGCCATCCTGATCGCCCTGATGGTCGTGGGCGTGGTGGCGTCGTACTTCGGCTTGAAGCGCCAGTCGGAGCCGCCTCCCGTGGTGACGGCTCCGCCGGTGGTGGACGCGGGCGTGGCGGAGGCGCCACCGGAGGTGTCACTGCCGGAGAGCGACGGCCGGATCCGCGACCTGGTGGGCAAGCTGTCGGTGGACCCGGAGCTGGCCCGGTGGCTCCAGGAGCGAGACCTGGCGCGCCGGTTCACGGCGTCCGTGAGCAACATCGCCGAGGGCGAGAGCCCCCGGACCTCGCTGTCGTTCATGGCGCCCGCGGGGGCGTTCCAGGTGGGCGCGGCCAGGGCGAACGGGCGCTCGGAGATCGCGCCGCTGAGCTACGCGCGCTACGACCTGGTGGCCCGGGTGCTGGGCTCGCTGGACGCGTCCGGCGCGGCGATGGTGTACCGGGAGCTGAAGCCGCTCATCAATCAGGCCTGGCGGGAGATCGCGCCGCCGGATCAGACCTTCGAAACGGCATTCGGCCGGGCCATCCAGCATCTGCTGGCGGTGCCGGTGCCCCAGGGACCGGTCGAGGTGGAGCCGAAGGGCGCGCTGTACGCCTATGCGTCGCCGGAGCTGGAAAGCCTCAGCAAGGCCCAGAAGCATCTGCTGCGGATGGGCCCGGGGAACATGCGGATCATCCAGGCGAAGCTGCGGGAGCTGCGCACGGCGCTGAACCTGCCGACCCCGGCGCCGGCGACGCATGAACCGTTGCCGGACCAGGCGCCGGGGCAGTCAGAAGCCCAGGAATGA
- a CDS encoding cysteine desulfurase family protein, translating into MEPLRTPHPIYLDHNATTPLLPEVVDAMLPYLREHFGNPSSSHAYGARARSAVARAREQVAALLGCDADEVVFTSGGTEANNLAIRGVTEAPESNRHVITTCIEHPATARPCSWLESHGRRVTRIGVDADGCARLDEAREAIHGDTALVTVIHSNNETGVLQPVSELARLAHAAGALIHTDAAQSLGKVPVRVHELDIDLLSIAGHKLYAPKGVGALYVKRGTPLAPFVLGASHERGLRPGTENVASIVGLGTACEAVGRDLDATAARMRRLRDLLGTRLANAVPGLALNGHRELRLPNTLNVRFPRASGSAVLDGAPEVAASTGSACHEGHESASAVILAMGIPPEDALGSVRLTLGRGTSEDDVLRASEALIRSWTRLGGS; encoded by the coding sequence ATGGAGCCCCTGCGGACACCCCACCCCATCTACCTGGACCACAACGCGACGACGCCGCTCCTGCCTGAGGTCGTCGACGCCATGCTCCCGTACCTGCGCGAGCACTTCGGCAACCCCTCGAGCAGCCACGCGTACGGTGCACGGGCCCGGAGCGCGGTCGCCCGGGCACGCGAGCAGGTCGCGGCCCTCCTCGGCTGCGACGCGGATGAGGTGGTCTTCACCTCCGGCGGCACGGAAGCAAACAACCTCGCCATCCGCGGCGTGACGGAGGCGCCCGAATCGAACCGCCATGTCATCACCACCTGCATCGAACACCCGGCCACGGCGCGGCCCTGTTCATGGCTCGAATCGCACGGACGGCGCGTGACGCGAATCGGTGTCGATGCCGACGGGTGCGCCCGCCTCGACGAGGCTCGCGAAGCCATCCATGGCGATACCGCGCTCGTCACCGTCATACACTCGAACAACGAGACCGGCGTCCTGCAGCCGGTCTCCGAGCTCGCCAGGCTCGCCCACGCGGCAGGCGCCCTGATCCACACCGATGCCGCCCAGTCGCTCGGCAAGGTGCCGGTCCGGGTGCACGAGCTCGACATCGACCTGCTCTCCATCGCCGGGCACAAGCTCTACGCGCCCAAGGGTGTCGGCGCGCTCTACGTGAAGCGCGGCACGCCGCTGGCTCCCTTCGTGCTCGGCGCCAGCCACGAACGCGGGCTGCGTCCAGGCACAGAGAACGTCGCGTCCATCGTCGGGCTCGGCACCGCGTGCGAAGCCGTGGGCCGCGACCTGGATGCGACGGCCGCGCGCATGAGGCGGCTCCGCGATCTCCTGGGCACGCGACTCGCGAACGCGGTGCCCGGCCTCGCGCTCAACGGACACCGCGAGCTGCGCCTGCCCAACACGCTCAACGTCCGCTTCCCCCGAGCCTCCGGGAGCGCGGTCCTCGATGGCGCCCCCGAGGTCGCTGCCTCGACGGGCTCCGCGTGCCACGAAGGCCACGAGAGCGCCTCCGCGGTCATCCTGGCCATGGGCATCCCCCCCGAGGACGCGCTTGGCTCCGTGCGACTCACGCTCGGCCGTGGCACGTCAGAGGACGACGTCCTGCGTGCCTCCGAGGCGCTGATCCGCTCCTGGACCCGGCTCGGGGGCAGCTAA
- a CDS encoding ribonuclease H-like domain-containing protein, whose protein sequence is MLRHTFQLIPGVGPWREKDLWSKGIRTWDDFPDGGIVISRKADTAARERIAEARAALERKDLKELARMVPPREHWRLFPEFQDDAVYFDIETDGSQTQVPTVVSLFDAEGLHVFILGRNMDALPDAMAKRRLWVTFNGSCFDVPVLKEYFGARHFPVPEAHIDLRFVTRRLGMGGGLKEIEDKLGVGRPPHLKGVNGYDAVLLWRAYLRRGDVEALRYLVEYNLYDSFQLRSLMDLSYNKGADDLNLDVPRLKVFERGDLLYDVSRLLLELGPTERDLDTLARVRAMEQDA, encoded by the coding sequence ATGCTGCGGCACACCTTCCAGCTCATCCCCGGCGTGGGGCCGTGGCGCGAGAAGGACCTCTGGTCCAAGGGCATCCGGACCTGGGATGACTTCCCGGACGGCGGCATCGTCATCAGCCGCAAGGCGGACACGGCGGCCCGCGAGCGCATCGCGGAGGCCCGCGCGGCCCTGGAGCGGAAGGACCTGAAGGAGCTGGCCCGGATGGTGCCGCCGCGCGAGCACTGGCGCCTGTTCCCGGAGTTCCAGGACGACGCCGTCTACTTCGACATCGAGACGGACGGCAGCCAGACGCAGGTGCCCACGGTGGTGAGCCTGTTCGACGCCGAAGGGCTGCATGTCTTCATCCTGGGCAGGAACATGGACGCGCTGCCGGACGCGATGGCGAAGCGGCGGCTGTGGGTGACGTTCAACGGCTCGTGCTTCGACGTGCCGGTGCTGAAGGAGTACTTCGGCGCGAGGCACTTCCCGGTGCCGGAGGCGCACATCGACCTGCGCTTCGTCACGCGGCGGCTGGGGATGGGCGGCGGGCTGAAGGAGATTGAGGACAAGCTGGGCGTGGGCCGGCCGCCGCACCTGAAGGGCGTGAATGGCTACGACGCGGTGCTGCTGTGGCGCGCGTACCTGCGGCGCGGGGACGTGGAGGCCCTGCGCTACCTGGTGGAGTACAACCTCTACGACTCGTTCCAGCTCCGGTCGCTGATGGACCTTTCGTACAACAAGGGCGCGGACGACCTGAACCTGGACGTCCCCCGGCTGAAGGTCTTCGAGCGCGGCGACCTGCTGTACGACGTGAGCCGGCTGCTCCTGGAGCTGGGCCCCACCGAGCGCGACCTGGACACGCTCGCGCGTGTGCGGGCCATGGAGCAGGACGCCTGA
- a CDS encoding (deoxy)nucleoside triphosphate pyrophosphohydrolase: MTRAVPRTVRVVAALIPRPGPEDGGPRYLVQQRLPGGSRALLWEFPGGKVEAGETDEAALARECREELDVELSVGRRLWEGRHTYPDLTVELVLFAATLVSGEPKPLGAHQLAFHTPTEMQALPFCEADVPLLDDLLAGRLGALD; this comes from the coding sequence GTGACGCGCGCCGTGCCCCGGACGGTGCGGGTGGTGGCGGCGCTGATTCCCCGGCCCGGTCCGGAAGACGGCGGGCCGCGGTACCTGGTCCAGCAGCGCCTTCCCGGCGGGAGCCGCGCGCTCCTCTGGGAGTTCCCCGGCGGCAAGGTGGAGGCGGGCGAGACGGACGAAGCGGCCCTCGCGCGCGAGTGTCGCGAGGAGCTGGACGTGGAGCTGTCCGTGGGCCGCCGCCTGTGGGAGGGCCGGCACACGTACCCGGACCTCACGGTGGAGCTGGTGCTGTTCGCGGCCACGCTGGTGTCCGGTGAGCCGAAGCCGCTGGGCGCGCACCAGCTGGCGTTCCACACGCCCACGGAGATGCAGGCGCTGCCGTTCTGCGAGGCGGACGTGCCGCTCCTGGACGACCTCCTGGCGGGAAGGCTGGGTGCGCTCGATTGA
- a CDS encoding PQQ-binding-like beta-propeller repeat protein, with the protein MTMRLARWKRWVGMVAGAGLLAGCATAPLYGNPELPAAPRQPPVEFFQVNWWTGLIDQVPLLEYAPREPASPVYDPESRNVITQTRDGYVRAVGPDGRLAWSFQTGGRPLAGGLASEGVIYLPGGDGVLYALDGRTGAVKWKYATNESLATVPVLADGLVLVATDTDTLFAVKATDGAWVWQYRRDPPSGFTVRGASAPRVDQGTAYIGFSDGFLVALKVDDGAVVWEKSLSGSGTEFLDVDTTPAIDSAGRLYVASYKNGLYALEADSGAVIWNASVGGLTSVLARGEVVFAAGDGRVDAYLGETGKLIWSLPLKDRTAFAPVLARGMLLVPNERALLFVDPTTGRSRLSWNPGTGISAPPFVVGSRVYVLSNNAYLYALDMNKVKKGPRG; encoded by the coding sequence ATGACCATGCGGCTCGCTCGGTGGAAGCGGTGGGTGGGAATGGTGGCCGGAGCGGGGCTCCTGGCCGGGTGTGCGACGGCGCCGTTGTACGGCAACCCGGAGCTGCCCGCGGCGCCCCGTCAGCCGCCGGTGGAGTTCTTCCAGGTGAACTGGTGGACGGGGCTCATCGACCAGGTCCCGCTGCTGGAGTACGCGCCGCGCGAGCCCGCCTCGCCGGTGTACGACCCGGAGAGCCGGAACGTCATCACGCAGACGCGTGACGGCTATGTCCGCGCGGTGGGCCCCGACGGGAGGCTGGCGTGGTCCTTCCAGACGGGGGGCCGGCCGCTCGCGGGCGGTCTGGCCAGCGAGGGCGTCATCTACCTGCCGGGCGGTGACGGCGTGCTGTACGCGCTGGACGGCCGCACCGGCGCGGTGAAGTGGAAGTACGCCACCAACGAGTCCCTGGCCACGGTGCCGGTGCTCGCGGACGGCCTGGTGCTGGTGGCCACGGACACCGACACGCTGTTCGCGGTGAAGGCCACGGACGGCGCGTGGGTGTGGCAGTACCGGCGCGATCCGCCGTCGGGCTTCACGGTCCGGGGCGCCTCGGCGCCGAGGGTGGACCAGGGCACGGCGTACATCGGCTTCTCCGACGGCTTCCTCGTGGCCCTCAAGGTCGACGACGGCGCGGTCGTCTGGGAGAAGTCCCTGTCGGGCTCGGGGACGGAGTTCCTGGACGTGGACACCACGCCGGCCATCGACTCGGCGGGGCGGCTGTACGTGGCCTCGTACAAGAATGGCCTGTACGCCCTGGAGGCGGACTCCGGCGCGGTCATCTGGAACGCCAGCGTGGGCGGCCTGACGTCGGTGCTCGCCCGGGGTGAGGTGGTGTTCGCCGCGGGCGACGGCCGCGTGGACGCCTACCTGGGGGAGACGGGAAAGCTCATCTGGTCGCTTCCCCTCAAGGACAGGACGGCGTTCGCTCCGGTGTTGGCCCGGGGAATGCTGCTGGTGCCCAACGAGCGAGCGCTGCTGTTCGTGGACCCCACGACGGGCCGGTCGCGCCTGTCCTGGAACCCGGGCACGGGCATCTCCGCGCCGCCGTTCGTGGTGGGCTCGCGCGTGTACGTGCTGTCCAACAACGCGTACCTGTACGCGCTGGACATGAACAAGGTGAAGAAGGGGCCGCGCGGGTGA
- a CDS encoding tol-pal system YbgF family protein encodes MVAQQKTEKIRQQELRQPDAFQKVGAEARDWLMQRQKFLAIGAGVLVLGAVGVAIASEVSKRGEQTASMALGQALTVLDRPVKGVDPVDPSATEPAFDSAQARDEEVVKQLAAFRKEHGGTRSATTAALPQGKAEFRLGRNDDALASLDAFLKGAPENDALRASALEGQGYAYEAKGDYANAINSFEAMEKADSGEYLVGMGAYHKARMLILQGKKDEAAQVLSKIPTDHPNSAAARQATERMAVLAAEGVKVPTPAPPATDAGEP; translated from the coding sequence ATCGTGGCCCAGCAGAAGACCGAGAAGATTCGCCAGCAGGAGCTTCGCCAGCCGGACGCCTTCCAGAAGGTGGGCGCGGAGGCGCGGGACTGGCTGATGCAGCGCCAGAAGTTCCTCGCCATCGGCGCGGGAGTGCTGGTGCTGGGCGCGGTGGGCGTGGCCATCGCCAGTGAGGTCTCCAAGCGCGGCGAGCAGACCGCCTCCATGGCCCTGGGCCAGGCGCTCACCGTCCTGGACCGCCCCGTGAAGGGCGTGGACCCGGTGGACCCGTCCGCCACGGAGCCCGCGTTCGACTCGGCGCAGGCCCGCGACGAGGAGGTCGTGAAGCAGCTGGCCGCCTTCCGCAAGGAGCACGGCGGCACGCGCTCGGCGACGACGGCCGCCCTGCCGCAGGGCAAGGCCGAGTTCCGGCTGGGCCGCAACGACGACGCGCTGGCCTCCCTGGACGCCTTCCTCAAGGGCGCCCCGGAGAACGACGCCCTGCGCGCCAGCGCCCTGGAGGGCCAGGGCTACGCCTACGAGGCCAAGGGCGACTACGCCAACGCCATCAACTCCTTCGAGGCGATGGAGAAGGCGGACAGCGGCGAGTACCTGGTCGGCATGGGCGCGTACCACAAGGCGCGCATGCTGATCCTCCAGGGGAAGAAGGACGAGGCCGCGCAGGTGCTGTCCAAGATCCCCACGGACCACCCGAACAGCGCGGCGGCCCGTCAGGCCACCGAGCGCATGGCGGTGCTGGCCGCGGAGGGCGTGAAGGTGCCCACCCCGGCGCCGCCGGCCACGGACGCGGGGGAGCCGTAG
- the der gene encoding ribosome biogenesis GTPase Der: protein MKPLVAIVGRPNVGKSTLFNRLVGRRIALVEDQPGVTRDRHYADAEWEGRAFTLIDTGGFVPGEKDTLLQSVREQAQFAVEECDVIIFVVDARAGMTTADEAVATYLRKAGKPVVVAANKLDNESGQMQSLAGEFFRLGLGDVNAMSAEHNLGMGGLMDSVVSKLPEKQEGEDAEAPPDDGKIRVAIIGRPNVGKSTLVNAILQEKRVVTSDVAGTTRDPIDSEVTYKGTPLILTDTAGIRRKKTIAHQVEQYSVIAALKVLERSDVAVLLMDATEPAVDQDAKLAGLSMDRGRALVIVVNKWDLIAEDKRRQEAFREDLKLALKFVGYAPVLFTSALHGTKVEKVVDVAVELAKQFRFRAPTPQLNKLLDYMVDNNPAPIVKGKPLRLYYIAQVAAAPPTFALTCNEPQGVPDMYKRYITNQIRKTFDLRVPIRLLFRERPGKAKREARKNPHLAGKGGKKGGKRAGRD from the coding sequence ATGAAGCCGCTGGTCGCCATCGTCGGTCGCCCCAACGTGGGCAAGAGCACGCTGTTCAACCGCCTGGTGGGCCGGCGCATCGCGCTCGTCGAGGACCAGCCCGGCGTCACCCGCGACCGCCACTACGCCGACGCGGAGTGGGAGGGCCGCGCCTTCACCCTCATCGACACGGGCGGCTTCGTCCCCGGTGAGAAGGACACGCTGCTCCAGTCGGTGCGCGAGCAGGCCCAGTTCGCGGTGGAGGAGTGCGACGTCATCATCTTCGTGGTGGACGCGCGCGCGGGCATGACGACGGCGGACGAGGCCGTCGCCACCTACCTGCGCAAGGCGGGCAAGCCCGTCGTCGTCGCGGCCAACAAGCTGGACAACGAGTCCGGGCAGATGCAGTCGCTGGCCGGCGAGTTCTTCCGCCTGGGCCTGGGCGACGTGAACGCCATGTCCGCCGAGCACAACCTGGGCATGGGCGGACTGATGGACTCCGTGGTGTCCAAGCTCCCGGAGAAGCAGGAGGGCGAGGACGCCGAGGCGCCGCCGGACGACGGGAAGATCCGCGTGGCCATCATCGGCCGGCCCAACGTGGGCAAGAGCACCCTGGTCAACGCCATCCTCCAGGAGAAGCGCGTCGTCACCAGCGACGTCGCCGGCACCACGCGCGACCCCATCGACTCCGAGGTCACGTACAAGGGCACGCCGCTCATCCTCACGGACACGGCGGGCATCCGGCGCAAGAAGACCATCGCGCACCAGGTGGAGCAGTACTCCGTCATCGCGGCGCTGAAGGTGCTGGAGCGCAGCGACGTGGCGGTGCTCCTGATGGACGCCACGGAGCCCGCGGTGGACCAGGACGCGAAGCTCGCGGGCCTGTCCATGGACCGCGGCCGCGCGCTGGTCATCGTGGTGAACAAGTGGGACCTCATCGCGGAGGACAAGCGCCGCCAGGAGGCCTTCCGCGAGGACCTCAAGCTCGCGCTCAAGTTCGTGGGCTACGCGCCGGTCCTCTTCACGTCCGCCCTGCACGGCACCAAGGTGGAGAAGGTGGTGGACGTGGCGGTGGAGCTGGCGAAGCAGTTCCGCTTCCGGGCGCCCACCCCCCAGCTCAACAAGCTGCTGGACTACATGGTGGACAACAACCCGGCCCCCATCGTGAAGGGCAAGCCCCTGCGCCTGTACTACATCGCCCAGGTGGCGGCGGCGCCGCCCACGTTCGCCCTCACGTGCAACGAGCCGCAGGGCGTGCCGGACATGTACAAGCGGTACATCACCAACCAGATCCGCAAGACCTTCGATTTGCGGGTTCCCATCCGCCTGCTCTTCCGCGAGCGGCCAGGCAAGGCCAAGCGCGAGGCCCGAAAGAACCCGCACCTGGCGGGGAAGGGTGGCAAGAAGGGTGGGAAGCGCGCGGGGCGGGACTGA
- the era gene encoding GTPase Era, producing MASQSQKKTPRAGFAALIGRPNVGKSTLLNALTGEKIAIVSPKPQTTRNRILGVVTRPEGQVAFLDTPGIHQAKGELNRYMVEAALSAAEEVDLVLFLIEPPQGETLDVTPGNRAILERLQKVGKPTFLVINKIDSIPKSKLLPLIALYNQEFPFAEVVPISAREKDGVEHLFQVVLGHLPEGEPLFAEDMLTDQQERVLVAEYIREQVLRHCRQEIPYSTAVLVDVFDESEREPRPGTPPGQLGGLIRIAASIYVERDSQKAILIGKQGQMLKLIGTDARKSVQRLLGAHVYLDLRVRVEARWSERAAGLKKLGYE from the coding sequence ATGGCCTCCCAGTCCCAGAAGAAGACCCCTCGCGCTGGCTTCGCCGCGCTCATCGGCCGGCCCAACGTGGGCAAGAGCACGCTGCTCAACGCGCTCACGGGCGAGAAGATCGCCATCGTCTCGCCCAAGCCGCAGACCACCCGCAACCGCATCCTGGGCGTGGTGACGCGCCCGGAAGGGCAGGTGGCGTTCCTCGACACCCCGGGCATCCACCAGGCCAAGGGAGAGCTCAACCGCTACATGGTGGAGGCCGCCCTCTCCGCGGCCGAGGAGGTGGACCTGGTCCTCTTCCTCATCGAGCCGCCCCAGGGCGAGACGCTGGACGTGACGCCGGGCAACCGCGCCATCCTCGAGCGGCTCCAGAAGGTGGGCAAGCCCACCTTCCTGGTCATCAACAAGATCGACTCCATCCCCAAGTCGAAGCTGCTGCCGCTCATCGCCCTGTACAACCAGGAGTTCCCCTTCGCGGAGGTGGTGCCCATCTCCGCGCGGGAGAAGGACGGCGTGGAGCACCTGTTCCAGGTCGTGCTGGGCCACCTGCCGGAGGGCGAGCCCCTCTTCGCGGAGGACATGCTCACGGATCAGCAGGAGCGCGTCCTGGTGGCCGAGTACATCCGCGAGCAGGTGCTGCGGCACTGCCGCCAGGAGATCCCGTACTCCACCGCGGTGCTGGTGGACGTGTTCGACGAGTCCGAGCGCGAGCCGCGCCCCGGCACGCCCCCGGGCCAGCTGGGCGGCCTCATCCGCATCGCGGCGTCCATCTACGTCGAGCGCGACAGCCAGAAGGCCATCCTGATTGGCAAGCAGGGGCAGATGCTGAAGCTCATTGGCACGGACGCTCGCAAGTCCGTGCAGCGCCTGTTGGGCGCGCACGTCTACCTGGACCTGCGCGTGCGCGTGGAGGCCCGCTGGAGCGAGCGCGCCGCGGGCCTGAAGAAGCTGGGTTACGAGTGA
- a CDS encoding peptidylprolyl isomerase has translation MSFMAKAREGTELFGTFQTTEGRIVVRLFSKESPRTVENFVGLATGEKTWTDPITFQPQHGRPLYDGTLFFRCIKDFMIQGGDPTSRGNNGPGFRFEDEFQGGRRFDKKGVLAMGNTGPNTNGSQFFITAAPQPHLDNRYTIFGEVVEGQEVVDRIANELPKDSNDRPRRDVRIQTLTISTARPS, from the coding sequence ATGAGCTTCATGGCGAAGGCCCGCGAGGGCACGGAGCTGTTCGGCACCTTCCAGACCACGGAGGGGCGCATCGTCGTGCGCCTGTTCTCCAAGGAGTCGCCGCGGACGGTGGAGAACTTCGTGGGGCTGGCCACCGGGGAGAAGACCTGGACGGACCCCATCACGTTCCAGCCCCAGCACGGCCGCCCGCTCTACGACGGGACGCTCTTCTTCCGCTGCATCAAGGACTTCATGATCCAGGGCGGGGACCCGACCAGCCGGGGCAACAACGGCCCGGGCTTCCGTTTCGAGGATGAGTTCCAGGGTGGCCGGCGTTTCGACAAGAAGGGCGTGCTGGCCATGGGCAACACGGGGCCCAACACGAATGGCAGCCAGTTCTTCATCACCGCGGCGCCGCAGCCCCACCTGGACAACCGCTACACCATCTTCGGCGAGGTGGTGGAGGGGCAGGAGGTGGTGGACCGCATCGCCAATGAGCTTCCCAAGGATTCAAACGACCGTCCCCGCCGGGACGTGCGCATCCAGACGTTGACCATCTCCACGGCGCGGCCGTCGTAA
- a CDS encoding peptidylprolyl isomerase encodes MHRLLGITVALAAVVALAAEPAAGPWTKKVQAGKDVYATLKTSQGVITVKLFSKDAPNTVANFVGLATGEKAWTDPKTGEQVKGKPLYKGTVFHRVIPGFMIQGGDPTGTGMGDPGYRFADEFQSGRGFDKPGLLAMANAGPNTNGSQFFITTSTPAHLTGRHTIFGEVVTGYDVVEKIGNVPRSAQDRPQTPVVLETITLSDKAPKGAPAPAAKKAPASKSTPQ; translated from the coding sequence ATGCACCGTCTTCTCGGAATCACCGTGGCGCTGGCCGCCGTCGTAGCCCTGGCCGCCGAGCCCGCCGCGGGCCCCTGGACGAAGAAGGTCCAGGCCGGCAAGGACGTCTACGCGACCCTGAAGACGAGCCAGGGCGTCATCACCGTGAAGCTCTTCTCCAAGGACGCGCCCAACACGGTGGCGAACTTCGTGGGCCTGGCCACCGGCGAGAAGGCCTGGACGGACCCGAAGACGGGCGAGCAGGTGAAGGGCAAGCCCCTCTACAAAGGCACCGTCTTCCACCGCGTCATCCCGGGCTTCATGATCCAGGGCGGCGACCCCACCGGCACCGGCATGGGCGACCCGGGCTATCGCTTCGCGGACGAGTTCCAGAGCGGCCGCGGCTTCGACAAGCCGGGCCTCCTGGCCATGGCGAACGCGGGCCCCAACACCAACGGCAGCCAGTTCTTCATCACCACCTCCACGCCCGCGCACCTCACCGGCCGCCACACCATCTTCGGCGAGGTCGTCACCGGCTACGACGTGGTGGAGAAGATCGGCAACGTGCCGCGCAGCGCGCAGGACCGCCCGCAGACGCCCGTGGTCCTGGAAACGATTACGCTCAGTGACAAGGCGCCCAAGGGTGCCCCCGCTCCGGCGGCCAAGAAGGCCCCCGCCTCCAAGAGCACCCCGCAATGA